The following are from one region of the Halomonas qaidamensis genome:
- the cobO gene encoding cob(I)yrinic acid a,c-diamide adenosyltransferase gives MRENAKTPERHAQRMAAKQKIMNERIASADKEQGVLLVLTGPGKGKSSSGFGMLARALGHGMNVGVVQFIKGAFSTGEEAFFRNLPNVDYHVMGEGYTWDTQDRERDVAAANAAWEQAKRMLQDDSYHIVLLDELNIALRYEYLDLDQVLDDLQARPAMQHAVVTGRYAPQQLIDLADTVTEMKVVKHAFKDQGIKAQKGIEL, from the coding sequence ATGCGCGAAAATGCCAAAACCCCGGAACGCCATGCCCAGCGCATGGCGGCCAAGCAGAAAATCATGAACGAGCGCATCGCCAGCGCTGACAAAGAGCAGGGCGTGCTGCTGGTGCTAACCGGCCCCGGTAAAGGCAAAAGCAGCTCCGGTTTTGGCATGCTCGCCCGCGCCCTTGGCCATGGCATGAACGTCGGCGTGGTGCAGTTTATTAAGGGCGCGTTTAGCACAGGGGAAGAAGCCTTCTTTCGCAACTTGCCTAATGTGGACTACCACGTAATGGGTGAAGGCTACACTTGGGATACCCAAGACCGCGAACGCGATGTCGCTGCCGCCAACGCCGCCTGGGAGCAGGCCAAGCGCATGCTGCAAGACGACAGCTACCACATAGTACTGCTCGACGAACTTAATATCGCCCTGCGCTACGAGTACCTCGACCTAGACCAAGTGCTCGACGACCTGCAAGCCCGCCCAGCTATGCAGCACGCGGTTGTCACCGGTCGTTACGCCCCGCAACAACTCATCGATCTTGCCGATACCGTCACTGAAATGAAGGTGGTTAAACACGCCTTTAAAGACCAAGGGATTAAAGCTCAGAAAGGCATCGAGCTTTAG
- a CDS encoding cobalamin-binding protein, whose amino-acid sequence MSKQCGAIGPALPLKRFLFNRCLQTLFTLPLLTLGGVVSSAVVADDHSRCVVDDREREVCLHTEARRIATLSPGATELTYAAGAGEQVVAVVSYSDYPPEAKQVASVGSHTRIDLEALVGLAPDLVIGWVTGNPAEQMETLEALGMPVFYIEPRTVDDVADTIERLARLAGTELAGQQVADSFRQGMAELAARYSDREPVRTFYQVWDQPLMSVNDEHLIGQVVQLCSGENVFGDQLRLVPRLDDEAVLAANPEAIIAGGMGEENRHWLTHWEQYPHLSAVADDSLYFVPPSLIQRPTPRLLDGAQLLCEKLEQTRQKRVEAASMDKDF is encoded by the coding sequence ATGTCTAAACAGTGCGGGGCTATTGGCCCCGCACTGCCATTAAAGCGATTTTTATTTAATCGTTGCCTACAGACTCTATTCACACTACCCCTGTTAACACTCGGTGGTGTGGTTTCAAGCGCCGTAGTGGCAGATGACCACAGCCGCTGCGTGGTAGATGACCGTGAGCGGGAGGTGTGTCTACACACTGAGGCTCGGCGCATTGCCACACTTTCCCCTGGGGCGACGGAGCTGACCTACGCTGCGGGTGCTGGGGAACAGGTCGTTGCTGTGGTGAGCTACAGTGATTATCCACCGGAGGCCAAACAAGTAGCTTCCGTTGGCAGCCACACGCGGATTGATTTAGAAGCGCTAGTGGGGCTGGCACCTGACTTAGTGATCGGTTGGGTAACCGGCAATCCGGCTGAGCAAATGGAAACCCTTGAAGCACTTGGCATGCCGGTGTTCTACATTGAACCGCGTACGGTTGATGATGTCGCTGATACTATTGAGCGGTTGGCACGCCTAGCGGGAACGGAGCTCGCAGGCCAGCAAGTGGCTGATAGTTTCAGACAGGGTATGGCGGAGTTGGCGGCGCGCTATAGTGATCGAGAGCCCGTACGCACGTTTTATCAAGTGTGGGATCAACCGCTGATGAGCGTGAACGATGAACACCTGATTGGCCAAGTGGTACAGCTTTGCAGCGGTGAAAATGTGTTTGGCGATCAGCTACGCCTAGTACCAAGGCTGGATGACGAAGCCGTATTGGCGGCTAATCCTGAAGCGATTATTGCTGGTGGTATGGGGGAAGAGAACCGCCACTGGCTGACCCACTGGGAACAATACCCACATCTTTCCGCCGTGGCGGATGATAGCCTCTATTTTGTGCCGCCTTCGCTGATTCAACGGCCCACGCCACGTCTGTTAGACGGCGCTCAGTTGCTGTGCGAAAAACTTGAGCAAACCCGTCAAAAACGCGTTGAGGCGGCTTCTATGGACAAGGACTTTTAA
- a CDS encoding BrnT family toxin, with protein MSHYSFDWDPRKDAANRKKHDVSFQEAKTAFTDEFARLIADPDHSEEEDRFILLGTSIHSRLLVVRHCVRDGETIRIISARKADKRERKTYEGYRHA; from the coding sequence ATGAGCCATTATTCCTTTGACTGGGATCCTCGCAAGGATGCCGCTAATCGCAAGAAGCATGACGTCTCGTTCCAGGAGGCCAAAACTGCCTTTACGGATGAGTTTGCACGTCTTATAGCTGACCCAGACCATTCTGAAGAGGAGGACCGGTTCATTCTCCTCGGTACAAGCATTCATTCTCGCTTACTGGTGGTGCGCCACTGCGTGAGAGATGGCGAAACCATTCGAATTATTTCTGCGCGCAAGGCGGATAAACGAGAGCGAAAAACTTACGAAGGGTATAGACATGCGTGA
- a CDS encoding ABC transporter ATP-binding protein produces the protein MSRLVTQDLIINVPERRDGTALNIAIEPGQIWGVLGPNGAGKTTLLHTLAGLNAPRSGQVLLGGQPLETLRRRQIAQRLGMVFQERLDGFPATVLETALIGRHPYLSLWQMEGADDYARAEAALEQLDVAHLRDRLVSTLSGGERQRVAVATVLTQAPSIWLADEPTNHLDLHHQSAVMALMAQQAAQGSAVMMCLHDLNLAARWCDYILLLYPSGEACWGPRDTMLVPSALERLYQQRLATVQVNGAPVFVPIQ, from the coding sequence ATGAGCCGCCTGGTCACGCAAGACCTCATCATCAACGTGCCAGAAAGGCGCGATGGCACGGCGCTGAATATTGCCATCGAACCCGGCCAGATATGGGGCGTATTAGGCCCTAACGGTGCGGGTAAAACCACGCTGCTGCACACCTTGGCGGGGTTGAACGCGCCGCGTTCCGGGCAAGTGTTGCTGGGGGGGCAGCCGCTTGAGACGCTGCGCAGGCGGCAAATTGCCCAACGCCTGGGGATGGTCTTTCAGGAACGCCTGGACGGCTTTCCCGCCACCGTATTGGAAACCGCGTTGATTGGCCGCCATCCCTATCTGTCGTTATGGCAAATGGAGGGGGCAGACGACTATGCCCGGGCTGAAGCAGCGCTTGAGCAACTGGACGTTGCCCACCTGCGCGACCGGCTGGTGAGCACGCTTTCCGGTGGCGAAAGGCAACGTGTTGCGGTGGCCACGGTACTGACTCAAGCCCCCAGTATTTGGCTGGCCGACGAACCGACCAATCATCTGGACCTGCATCACCAAAGTGCGGTGATGGCGCTGATGGCTCAGCAAGCAGCCCAAGGCAGTGCGGTGATGATGTGCCTTCACGATTTAAATCTAGCGGCCCGTTGGTGCGACTACATTTTGCTGCTTTACCCAAGCGGTGAGGCCTGCTGGGGGCCGCGAGACACCATGCTGGTGCCCAGCGCGTTAGAGCGGCTTTATCAGCAGCGCTTGGCAACGGTGCAAGTTAACGGCGCGCCAGTATTTGTACCCATCCAGTAA
- a CDS encoding abortive infection system antitoxin AbiGi family protein: MASRPGTVSKILWHFTGGPIWDDAANKQLKELKPAINGYEALKAILGSQELRVGRYREIVKVIVPEKRQFDFETKEIHILKNHPVTVKSKPVCCVADIPLQHIDYHSNRYGKIAIGFHRDSIVKSGFNPVMYTLEDTALLNSIYQGYSAVDDVHPYSAISETESVQDEIDKIIDDNDLDGSVDTSSIISELDWIESAQEKIDESFQNFLAYIKTFDTTEFDSIYCEREWRSTKNYSFAIEDIAIIVLPREQEGERFYERFLEEVILPKTVTIACWEDLIEH, encoded by the coding sequence ATGGCATCTAGACCAGGAACAGTATCGAAAATACTTTGGCATTTTACTGGCGGCCCTATATGGGACGATGCTGCCAACAAGCAGCTTAAAGAGCTTAAGCCCGCGATAAACGGATACGAAGCGCTTAAAGCTATTTTGGGGTCTCAGGAGCTAAGAGTAGGCCGGTACCGTGAAATAGTTAAGGTAATCGTGCCTGAAAAAAGGCAGTTTGATTTTGAAACAAAAGAAATCCATATTCTGAAAAATCATCCTGTTACTGTTAAATCAAAGCCGGTATGTTGTGTGGCCGACATTCCTCTTCAGCATATTGATTACCATTCGAATAGATATGGAAAAATTGCGATTGGATTTCACAGAGATTCAATTGTCAAATCTGGCTTTAATCCCGTTATGTATACCCTTGAAGATACAGCTTTACTCAATAGCATCTATCAGGGGTACTCAGCAGTTGATGACGTCCATCCTTACAGTGCAATAAGCGAAACTGAGTCAGTTCAAGACGAGATTGACAAGATTATCGACGATAATGACCTAGATGGTTCCGTAGATACATCTAGCATCATTTCTGAGCTTGATTGGATTGAGAGTGCTCAAGAAAAAATAGATGAAAGCTTTCAGAATTTTTTAGCGTATATAAAAACATTCGATACAACCGAATTCGATTCGATATACTGTGAGCGCGAATGGCGGAGTACAAAAAATTATTCATTCGCAATTGAAGACATCGCAATTATAGTTCTTCCAAGAGAACAAGAAGGAGAACGCTTTTACGAACGTTTCCTAGAAGAAGTGATATTACCCAAAACAGTCACTATTGCATGTTGGGAAGATCTTATTGAACATTAA
- a CDS encoding FecCD family ABC transporter permease: MTARLWQPLCLLALIAITAMLFSLAVGSAQLSAAQLWAVMQGQGDPLARTMVMDLRLPRALSAFAVGGLLAVAGALMQVLLRNPLADPYVLGLSGGASIGALAAMLVGVGGLLISGSAFFGALLSTFLVFGLAHGSGSWTPSRLLLTGVVVAAGWGAVITLMLALSPAERLPGMLYWLMGDLSYARTPWPPLLLLLLTCIVLIPLGRSLNVLARGPQQAAALGVAVRPLEWGIYIAASLLTAAAVTTAGSIGFVGLVVPHMLRLLLGNDQRLILPACALAGGSLLVLADTLARTMIAPEQLPVGVITALLGVPTFLFLLYRSR, translated from the coding sequence ATGACAGCGCGCCTGTGGCAACCTCTTTGCCTGTTGGCATTGATTGCCATTACCGCCATGCTATTTTCCCTAGCGGTGGGCAGTGCTCAGCTTTCCGCTGCCCAGCTTTGGGCGGTGATGCAAGGGCAGGGTGATCCGTTGGCGCGTACTATGGTGATGGATTTACGCCTTCCCCGCGCGCTTTCGGCTTTTGCTGTCGGCGGTTTATTGGCAGTCGCTGGCGCTCTGATGCAAGTGCTGCTGCGCAATCCTCTTGCAGACCCTTATGTACTTGGGCTTTCCGGTGGCGCATCGATTGGCGCGTTGGCGGCCATGCTGGTAGGTGTGGGTGGGCTGCTAATTTCAGGCTCAGCGTTTTTCGGCGCATTGCTGTCCACGTTTCTAGTGTTTGGTTTGGCCCACGGCAGCGGCAGCTGGACGCCCTCACGTCTGTTGCTTACCGGCGTAGTCGTGGCGGCAGGCTGGGGTGCGGTGATTACCCTAATGTTGGCGTTGAGCCCTGCCGAACGGCTGCCGGGCATGCTGTATTGGCTGATGGGCGATCTTTCCTACGCGCGTACTCCCTGGCCGCCGCTGCTGCTGTTATTACTCACCTGTATTGTCTTGATTCCGTTGGGACGTAGTTTAAATGTGCTGGCTAGAGGCCCACAGCAGGCAGCGGCACTGGGGGTTGCTGTTCGTCCGTTGGAGTGGGGAATTTATATCGCGGCGAGCCTGTTAACTGCAGCGGCTGTCACCACTGCGGGCAGCATTGGCTTTGTTGGCTTAGTGGTGCCGCATATGCTGCGCCTGTTGCTAGGCAACGATCAACGGCTGATATTGCCAGCTTGTGCCCTTGCCGGGGGCTCCTTACTCGTGTTGGCCGATACATTGGCCCGCACGATGATTGCCCCGGAGCAGTTGCCAGTGGGGGTGATTACCGCGCTATTGGGTGTGCCGACGTTCCTCTTTTTGCTTTACCGGAGCCGCTGA
- the rho gene encoding transcription termination factor Rho, whose protein sequence is MTRKTLSLKTKKQIDAKPADEVEDQFPDDPEKRFLNGVAVHPSPRIVLELGSRQRSVRAMDLITPIGMGQRGLIVAPPGSGKTTMLKHICQAVAAAHPDIKLYALLIDERPEEVTDFKRSVSADVHASSSDESYSHHVHLANKLLETARKQAGEGHNVMIVIDSLTRLARVHNAEQRGNGRTMSGGLDSRAMEIPRKLFGAARKIENGGSLTILATVLVDTGSRMDQVIFEEFKGTGNMELVLSREVANQRIFPAIDIAKSSTRREELLIDAKDIEKVRTLRRALTPLKPVEGAQKLLALLEKYPTNAELLDAFSPAE, encoded by the coding sequence ATGACGAGAAAAACACTCAGTTTGAAAACAAAAAAACAGATAGATGCCAAGCCCGCCGACGAAGTGGAAGATCAGTTCCCTGATGATCCCGAAAAACGTTTTTTAAATGGCGTCGCTGTTCATCCTTCCCCACGCATTGTGTTAGAGCTTGGTTCTAGACAGCGTAGTGTGCGAGCGATGGATTTGATTACGCCCATCGGAATGGGGCAACGTGGGTTGATTGTTGCGCCGCCGGGCTCTGGCAAAACGACGATGTTAAAACATATCTGTCAGGCCGTGGCAGCCGCTCATCCGGATATAAAGCTGTATGCTTTGCTGATTGATGAGCGCCCTGAAGAAGTGACCGATTTTAAGCGCAGTGTGTCGGCAGACGTACATGCCTCGTCTTCAGACGAAAGCTACTCACACCATGTGCATTTGGCAAATAAGCTACTTGAGACGGCGCGTAAGCAAGCAGGCGAGGGTCATAATGTGATGATTGTGATCGATTCGCTTACCAGACTCGCGCGCGTTCATAATGCTGAACAGCGCGGCAATGGTCGTACGATGTCGGGTGGGCTGGATAGCCGTGCGATGGAAATACCGCGAAAACTGTTTGGTGCTGCGAGAAAGATCGAAAACGGCGGATCTCTCACGATTCTGGCTACTGTGCTGGTGGATACGGGAAGCCGTATGGATCAGGTGATTTTCGAGGAGTTTAAGGGCACGGGCAATATGGAACTCGTGTTATCACGGGAAGTGGCAAATCAGCGAATTTTCCCGGCGATAGATATTGCCAAAAGCAGTACCCGTCGAGAAGAGTTGTTGATTGATGCTAAAGATATTGAAAAAGTTAGGACCTTGCGTAGAGCGTTAACACCTCTTAAGCCTGTTGAAGGCGCGCAGAAGCTACTTGCGCTGTTGGAGAAATACCCCACGAATGCGGAGCTGTTGGATGCTTTTTCGCCCGCTGAGTAG
- a CDS encoding YtoQ family protein: MSFYVYLSGEIHTDWREEIQRGADAAGLDIVFTAPVTDHDASDAAGDHLGKPDNGFWRDHQSSKVNAIRTRTMIEQADLVVVRFGDKYKQWNAAFDAGYCAALAKPYITLHSEDIVHPLKEVDAQAQAWCTTTDQVVETLRYVLKA, encoded by the coding sequence ATGAGCTTTTACGTTTATCTTTCCGGCGAGATTCACACCGACTGGCGTGAAGAAATTCAGCGAGGCGCCGATGCCGCTGGATTAGACATTGTATTCACCGCCCCCGTTACCGACCACGACGCTTCTGATGCCGCAGGCGACCACCTAGGCAAACCGGACAACGGCTTCTGGCGCGACCACCAGTCTTCCAAGGTCAACGCCATTCGTACCCGTACCATGATCGAACAAGCGGATTTGGTCGTCGTGCGTTTCGGTGATAAGTACAAGCAGTGGAACGCCGCCTTTGATGCGGGCTATTGCGCCGCACTTGCCAAGCCCTACATCACGCTGCACAGCGAAGACATTGTTCACCCCCTGAAAGAAGTGGATGCCCAAGCCCAGGCCTGGTGCACAACGACGGATCAAGTGGTAGAAACGCTGCGCTACGTTCTAAAAGCTTAA
- a CDS encoding BrnA antitoxin family protein codes for MRDHYDFSESVKNPYAKKLKKQVTIRLDEDTIAYFKNLAEEKDLPYQSLINLYLRDCAQSHKDLKLEWQ; via the coding sequence ATGCGTGACCATTACGATTTTTCAGAGTCAGTCAAAAACCCATACGCCAAGAAGCTTAAAAAGCAGGTCACGATCCGCCTGGATGAAGATACCATCGCGTATTTCAAAAATCTGGCGGAAGAAAAAGATCTACCGTATCAGAGCTTAATTAATCTCTATCTACGCGACTGTGCCCAGTCACATAAAGACCTCAAACTTGAGTGGCAATAA
- a CDS encoding cobyrinate a,c-diamide synthase, whose translation MLQGEAHAALISAPGSGQGKSMVTAALARLHRNAGRTVRVFKHGPDYLDPMVQEVASGQPVYQLHPWMTGEDECRWRLAQAAQEADVILVEGSMGLFDGSPSSADLAILAGIPALPVIDAWGMAQTFGAVAQGLANYRSDLAIHEVIANRVGSPGHGKLLAESMPEGIALLGAIPRHDAMKIPDRHLGLLQAHELSGLDAQLDAAAKVLEEAGLGRLPKKVTLSAEPPTPVPEYLRGVRIAIARDDAFAFIYRANVELLQAMGAAIHFFSPLNDSVLPGCDALWLPGGYPELHAAMLSANQPMCEAITTHHHQGKPILAECGGLMSCVEHLVDGDGKRHTMLGLLPGTAKMAGKLTALGLQSLHAQQGELRGHTYHHSLLETSLQPFARTRKLAGSEAEPIYRDGALIASYFHGYFPSAPKLVANIFTGQPLQILAQ comes from the coding sequence ATGTTGCAAGGTGAAGCCCACGCGGCGTTAATTAGCGCACCTGGTTCCGGCCAGGGAAAATCTATGGTGACCGCAGCGTTAGCAAGATTACACCGTAATGCGGGGCGCACCGTGCGGGTCTTCAAGCATGGCCCAGATTATCTCGACCCAATGGTTCAGGAAGTGGCTTCGGGCCAGCCGGTGTACCAGCTCCACCCGTGGATGACTGGCGAAGATGAGTGCCGTTGGCGCTTGGCTCAAGCCGCTCAAGAGGCCGATGTAATTTTAGTCGAAGGCTCCATGGGGCTATTCGACGGCTCGCCTTCCAGTGCCGACTTAGCCATTTTGGCCGGTATTCCGGCGTTGCCGGTAATTGATGCCTGGGGGATGGCGCAAACCTTTGGTGCGGTCGCCCAGGGGCTTGCTAACTACCGTTCCGATCTTGCCATTCATGAAGTGATTGCCAACCGTGTTGGCAGCCCAGGCCATGGCAAGTTGCTGGCAGAAAGCATGCCAGAAGGCATTGCGCTGTTGGGTGCGATTCCCCGTCACGATGCCATGAAAATTCCCGACCGCCATTTAGGCTTACTACAAGCCCATGAGCTAAGTGGCTTGGATGCCCAGCTAGACGCCGCCGCCAAGGTATTGGAAGAGGCTGGGTTAGGCCGACTGCCCAAAAAGGTAACGTTAAGCGCTGAGCCACCTACACCGGTTCCTGAGTATTTACGCGGTGTGCGCATTGCCATTGCCCGTGATGATGCCTTTGCCTTTATTTATCGCGCCAATGTGGAGTTGCTGCAAGCGATGGGCGCGGCGATTCACTTCTTCTCACCGCTCAATGACAGCGTGCTACCAGGATGCGATGCCCTGTGGTTACCCGGCGGTTATCCGGAACTACACGCAGCAATGCTTAGCGCGAATCAGCCAATGTGTGAGGCGATCACCACTCATCATCACCAAGGTAAACCTATTTTGGCAGAGTGTGGTGGGCTGATGAGCTGTGTCGAGCACCTAGTGGATGGTGACGGAAAGCGTCATACCATGCTGGGGCTATTGCCTGGTACTGCAAAAATGGCGGGCAAACTGACGGCGCTAGGCCTGCAAAGTTTACACGCTCAACAGGGTGAATTGCGGGGGCACACTTACCACCATTCGCTGTTGGAAACGTCACTTCAGCCGTTTGCTCGTACCCGCAAGTTGGCGGGCAGTGAAGCCGAGCCGATCTACCGTGATGGGGCGCTGATTGCGAGCTATTTCCATGGTTATTTCCCTTCGGCACCTAAGCTAGTGGCGAACATTTTTACCGGTCAGCCCCTGCAAATACTGGCGCAGTGA